Below is a window of Cytobacillus firmus DNA.
TATTAAGAAGCCTTGTTGGCCTTAATCCTGGTTCAAATGTGAAGAGCTACCTTAAATTATTGGAGCATCAGCATCCTTATTTGAAATTTGATGCAGCACAGGCTGAATTATATAAAAGAGCTTCGATTGATGTTAGGGCTACACTGGGGCAGCTGACAGATAAACGCGCTTTGACGGCTATTGCAAAGAAAATTCCTTATGCAGGAATTCTGTTTTCTGTAGGAACAAATGCGGGGGAATTTGTCAGTGATAAAAATAAATATAAATCCAACTGGGAAAAAACAGGGAGAGCGGCTGCCGGAATAGGAATGGATATTGGGGTTGCGGGGCTTACTACTGGCGGAGCTGCTATAGGGACCATGATTTGTCCTGGGCCTGGGACACTCATTGGAGGAGCTATAGGGGCAACAATCGGGATAGTAGGATCGATCAAATTTGAAGACAGTATTAAAGATATCGGAGAGAAAGCTGGGAAATGGGCCGAGGAAAAATCCAAAGATCTTAAAGAGGCAGCTGACAATGTTGGTGAGGCAATATCGGATGCCGGAAGTTTTGTGGCAGGTTTGTTTAAATAATACCAATATGGGGAGAGGTTAAACAATGGAAGCGACGGGGATATCTTTAACTACTAACGAGTTGGCATCTGTGCTTGCATTATGCGGTTATGAAAGCATGGCAAGTCAAATCCTTAACAGCTTAGATTTTAATGGAGGAACAGGAGAGCTTGACCGTTTTATAGAGGATACCGGGCTCTCTCTAAAATCTAAAGGGCTATTGGACGAAAGCAGAAGTTCAACCCTTGCCGCAGGTCTGGAAGATCTTTTGAATGTACTTGTTCAGTCAAAGAGGAAAGCCAGATGCATAAAAAAAGACAGGGTTCTATTTATTCATTTTATAAAAGGTGACACCAGGACCCTTCTGCAGGAAATAAGAAATAATACTCATTTTTTCTCGATTTATTCAATGGAAAAGGGATTCGAGCCCATTTTATTGAACCATTATGAGTTAGCGGGAAAATCAGAACAAGCTGTAAACAATTTGCCGGCATTGCAACTTTCAGAGGCTATTTATGATCAGCTCCATCAAATGGAGCCCGATGTTTTAGAAACCATGATTAACGATGAAAAAATAGAGGGCCTTCTAAAGCAGTTCTTATCTGATTTCAAGAATAATGAACAGGAATTTGCTAATGTATCGCTGATGGAGATGGATTATGCTAAAGATTATATGGAGATGAAACAAGTCATCTTTCTGCTGCCCAGCGTGAATTTTGTTTGGCATCTTGACTATGATAGGATTCAAGAAAAAGAGGTTTTTGTAGTTCCATCCAGTGCAGAAGAGTACAGCAAAAGATTAAGCGATGCCATAGCTCTGTTCTTTGAGGAATTATAATCTACTATGAAAGGTAAAATTATGATGAAAATTATTGGCTTAGCATTGGCCATGGGAGTATGGACAATTATTGCGTTATTTCTGAAAGGAATTGATATTCCAATTCCAAGCTCTTATATTGCTTTGATCATTACGACTAATGCGATTTTTGCTTTCTTCTCCATATTTGTTCAGCGCCTGGTCGTCACTCTGTATGAGGTAAATGTATTTGAAGAAGCTAAGAGCATACCGGGATTTTTCTTTAAGTATATTGCCATCATTACTTCTGGTGTAAATTATTATGTTCAGAATGTGTTAAATCGTCTCCCTTTTATTGTGAATAAGTTAGCGAGTGTACTTTTTTTTGTTTTTCTTATAGTGGCAGGATTCAGTATGATGAGTATTTTTAATTAATGCCACTTAATATTCTACTAAGCTAGTTGGAGGAAGAACGGATATGGAACAAGATCAGAAGATAAGTGTTTCTGCACAAGACCTTATAGCAGTTCTTGCTCACTCAGGATCAGTAAAAAGAGCGAGAGAATTTGCCAAGGAAAATAATTTTTCAAAAAAAGAGATCGGCCAGATCAGTGAAACGCAGCCAGATTCAAACATATCGAATGCACTAAAAGATATGGTAAGCACAGTTTTAGATGCCAGCAAAATGATCAGAATCGAAAATGGAACTCAGTGTCTGCTGATTTATCCTGCTCACAGGACAGGAGGAATCCTGGAATATATACATAATGGCCGCTATGAGTTAATAAAGTATAATTCTCACCAGGGGTTAAATGAGCTTATTTGTGATTTTTACGGTCTTGACTTTAGACTTCAAGAGGATCCGATGAAGATTAACATAGAGTTATCCAATAGTTTATACGATCAAATCCATAACATAGACTCTGCCGAATTGAATAAAATGATCGACGACGAAAAATTCGATGTGAAAATCCGGCAGTTTCTGCTTGATTTTAATAGAAATAATCAGCAGGTTTGCAAACTTGTTTTCAAAAAAAGAAAAAACGAAAAGAATTACATGCAAGAAGATTTTGCGATGTTTTTTGTTCCAGGTGAAGGTTATATTTGGCATATAAAATATGAGGAAGCTGATAATAACCAAATCTTTTTAATGAGCAACAGTGTCAGCCATTATTTTGATGTATTACAGAAAGTTTTGGATGATTTCTTACAAGATGGAAGCTCTCATACGAAGAAAACTTCCAGCAAACCAAACCAAGAAGGAGAGAAATTTTCTTTTAAAAGAGGATTTTCATTCTTTTGGAAAAGCAATCTGGTGCTGTTAATAACCATTTTATTCTTCTATATCAATAAGTCCAGCTGGAGTGAAGAGGGCGGCCCTGTTGTTCTGCTATTTGCTCTTTTATGGGAAGCTATGATTATCATATTATCTATTTTTGCGTGCTTAAAAGAGAGGGAGGAGTCCTTTCCTGTAAAAGGGGCTAGGTCGGCTTCATAAGGAGGTCCATGCCAGCGTATCTTATGAATAACGAGAAGAAGATATAAAACATAGATAAAGACAATCTGCTTTTTAACAGAAAGAGTCTCTTAATCTAAGGAGAGTGGGATTCTAATTGTCACTTGTTCAGAAGAAAAGTGATGCAATCATCGTAAAGGGTTCAAACATCATGTATGTTTTGGTGTCTCTTGCTACTGCAGGTTTTTTAATAGCCTGTATCTTTCTAATTGTTCACGGATTGAAGTTTGACTCTAAATATTCTTTATTTTATCTTGGCGGTGGAATACTTTTCACTCCTTTTTATCTCTATATCACCCTTTGGAATTTACCAGGTCTAATCCCGGGTAAAACCTTGCTGTCCATTATCCCCGGAGAAAATGGTGTGATTAAATCAAAAAAAGGCACAATTCCAATTAAGGATATTCGAAACATTGATCTTGTAAGGAATCCATTAAATTTAATTAATGATATTGTTATTGAAACCTTCAATGATAAAAAGTTTAAAATTCGCACGTATAACCTGATTGGTGATTTTCGCTATCAGATAATAGTTGACCAATATATATATCCTCATATGACTGAAAATGCAAAAAAAGTTTGGGATCGAAAAATAAACCTGGAGAATCTTCGGCAGCAGGCTAATTATGAGAGGCAAGAACCAAAGGCTGAATAACGTTTATGTGTGAACCTCTCTTTCTCTGCCGGGTCCAAGGGGTGAGTATAGTTTGTCAATGATTCAGAACAAAGGTGACACGGTAATCATAAAAGGTTCTAAGTTCATGTATGTATGGGTGTTTTTAGCTACAGTAGGATTTTTACTTGCATGTATCTTCTTGATTATACATGGACTGAAATTTAATTCTAAATACTCTTTCCTCTATCTTGGCGGAGGAATCGTATTAACTCCCTTCTATCTTTATTTAACTATTTGGAGCATGCCTGGATTAATGCCAGGAAAGGTTTTGCTGAAAATAGTCCCGGGGGATAAAGGTACAGTTATTGCCCCGAAAAGCCCTGTTCTAATAAAGAACATCCGAAATATTGATTTGATAAGAAATCCATTAAACCTTATTAACGACATTGTTATTGAAACCTTAGATGATCAAAAAATAAAGATTCGCACCTATAATCTCTTGGATGATGGTGATTTTCAGGTGATTGCAGATCAATACATTTTTCCTTATATGAATGACAATGCCAGGAAAGTATGGGATCGGAAAATCGACCTCGATAAGTTAAGAGAAAAAGATAACTATGTCAGGCAGGACCATAGGATTGAATAAAATTAATAGAAATACTTTATATCTATCGATATTGTATTTTTTTAAACAGTACTACAGAGAAGCTCTTTAAAGGTCTAACCCTATAAAGAGCTTTTGTTTTGAGTTTCGTAATTTCTGAAACCGAAAGGCATTGCGCACGTAATAAAATCAAGAAAGATTAAAAAGGAGGACCCCATGCCAAAGAAAAGCCCCATCGCCATATTAATCGTATTATTAACCAGCTTCCTCTTCCTCTCAGCCTGCAGCAGCTCTGAAAGCAATTCAGAAGCCAAAGCGGAGAAAAAGGAAGAAGATAAATATGAAAAACTGGTTAAGGAGAAAAACAAGGAACTCGAGCTCGAACCCCTTGAGCTGACTTCTTACAGTGAGGAAGTCGGGGCAGCTCTGAAGAATCCGGAGTATAAGGAGTTTGCTGCAAATGGCAAGATGGCTGTGCAGGGAGAGGTTGAGAAGTACTCTGATCTCAAATCAGATTATGTCTGGATCAAGGTTCGTTCCGCAGAGGAGGGACCGGCAGGGAATGATCTGGAATACTACGCACCCATCAAAGAAGGGAAGTTCAAACAGAATATCCGTTTATTTAATGGGGAAGGCGAGTATAAGGTAACTGTTCAGCTTCCAAGCACGGATAGTGAGAATTATTATTATGATCTTGCCTCGTTCACTGTGCACAATGTGAATCAGGATACAGAGCGCGATGTAACGTTTACTCCGTTTGGCCAGGAGGCAGATATGGAGCTGGATATTGAATCGAGCTATATAAAAGGCAATGAAGTATTCAATTTAAAAGGGGAAGCAGGAAGTCTGACAGACGGCGATACAATCATGTTGAAGCTGAATAAGGAATCGGAAATGTGGAAGCATGTCATTTCGCTTAAAGATGGCAAGTTCTCTTATGATGTGCCGTTATTCTATGGAAAAGGTCTGCACAAGCTTGAGGTGCTCGTTCCTGACAAGGAGAGGGAAAATTACTATCAGACAGCCACAACCATTTTAATAGACAACGAGTCTGATAGGACGATGAGCCCAATTGAATTTTCTAAAACATATGAGGAGCGGGGAGTGGCGCTTGAATACCCGCAGTATGGCGGTGAGAAGTCTGATGGTGTCTTTTCTGTAAAAGGAAAAATTGATCCGCAGGCAGAATTCGGTCCTGAAACAGATCATATTTACATTACCACTAAAAAAGGTGAAGACGAAGCACTGGATGTTATCCCTGTAAAAGATTTCACGTTTGATGATTCTTTTTATTTAAGGTTTGGTCCTGGCACATATGAAGTCACACTAAGTGTGCCGGAAATTAAGGAAGAGAACAGTGATTATTTCCGCTTTTATGGGTTTGCCAAATTTGAGGTGGAGTCCACCGGTGAAGATAAGCGGGACCTGCTTCCATCAAGAGGCGTTCAGTCCGATGCGCCGCAGATTACTGAACTGGCGCAAGAGCTGACAGAGGGCATTAGCAGTGAAAGGGAAAAGGCGAAGGCCATCTATGACTATGTCGCTAAAACCGTTTCATATGATGTAAATAAGCTCGAAACAGATGACTTCAGCTGGGATGATAGTGCGCTCAAGACACTTGATTCCCAAACGGGCGTCTGCCAGGATTATTCGTATCTGGCCATTGCGCTGCTTCGGGCCAGCAACATGGAATCCCGCTTTATTGAAGGAACTGCTTTCGGCGGATTCTGGCCGCAGAAGCATGCATGGGTGGAAGTGAAAGTGGATGGAAGCTGGCTCACGATGGATCCTACATGGGGAGCGGGTTACATTAAGGATGATAAATTCGTGGCAGCTTTCAATGAAAAATACTTTGATCCGAATCAAGCAGAGTTTGAAAAAACTCATAACCGTACAGGTGTATCATACTAAACTGCTAATAAGTCATGGGGCATTGTCCTGTGGCTTTTTTTATTTGCCAGGGGAATGGAAATTAATTCGAAATACCCTTTAACAAATATTCTGAAAATTATAAAGTGAAATTGACTGGACTTCCGTCCGGATCTCCGTTAAGGAGGGAATAGCTTGATAAAAAAAATGGCAGGAGTGATCTTTTGTATGATGCTGATTTTCCCTGGTATGGTGAAGGCTGGCGGCTTTGGCGGTGATGACAGCGGGACTCCGGGTTATTGGTATGCCGGAGAAACACCTGAAGCTATTGACCCTTCCAAATCACCTCTTGTATTTGTGCACGGCTATAATAATTCGTCAGCTGTCTGGCATGAAGGAAATGATATGTATGAAGTGGCTTTGGCAAATGGATATGAAACAGCCTTCATTGATCTTCATCATGACCGGGATATGTGGACGAATGGTGCCATTCTGGCTGAAAAGCTCCAGGAAATGTACCATCATTTCGGCGGAAAAAAGCTGGTGGTCATTGGCTATAGCAAAGGCGGTGTGGATATTCAGACAGCCCTTGTGCATTACAATGCCCACCCCTATGTATCAAACGTCATCTCTCTATCCTCTCCTCATCATGGCACCCAGCTTGCAGATCTTGCACACAGCAGCGCAGCCTGGTGGCTTGCTGCTCTTCTCGGAAACAATAATGAGGCAACCGAATCCCTGCAGACAGGCAATATGCAATACTTTCGAAGCCTTACAGATTCCCATCAGAATGCTGGAAAAAATCGTTATTATACACTTGGCGGCACCAAATGGGGTTCATTTGGCAGTGCTTCCTACTGGGGAGGTTTATATCTGAGCACGTACGGAAAAAACGATGGTGTTGTGACAGCAGTTAATTCCCGGCTGCCTGGAGCTTCCATTGTTCAGGAAGGAGGCTGGAATCATACAACCATTCGGGAAGGATCCTATACATTCCAGGTGTTCAAACCCTATACCACTATTACTCAGCCTGCTGCAGTTCTCTCAGCTTCAGGCTCAGAAGCCGCTGCCGGCAAGCCGCGCATTCATTCCATTGTAAAAGGCGGGAAAGCTGTCAGTGCAATAAGTGAGCAGTTTTCGGTGGAGGATAATGTAAACTCCATAACCGTTTCTTTTTTAAGCGAAAAGAATTTGTCTGCTTTAAAATTAATCAGTCCGGATGGAAAAGAATATAAAACGGGAAAATCGTATAAAGAAGAATCCGATTTCTTCAAAGGAGCTTGGGTTCACCAGTTTGAAATCGAGCATCCTGAAGCAGGAAGCTGGCTGTTAAAGGCTCCGGCAAATGCATCGTATCTATACACCGTTACACTAAACAGCCCGTTAAACGATGAAATTCAGGGCAAGTCTGCGAAAAGTCATAAAGCCTTTAAAACAAAATGGATCCGCTTCGGGTTTGATTCTTCAGGGAAAAAGCTGCAGCAAAAAGCGAAAGGAGAAAAGCCTGGCCTCATGACCGATAGGGATTTTTCACAGGAAGGTGTATACAATGTGACAACGGAAATAAAAGGCCTTACCGAAAATGGAAAGCCATATGAAAGAACACTTATCGAATCTTTTTATATAGATCAGAATGGAAAACGACATAACTAACTGGTCTCCGGCTGCTGACAAGCAGCCTTTGTTTATGTTCTAAAGCCATTTAGAAGATAGCGTCATTCTAAGAAAAACACAGGAGTTTCCAGCGCGACAGCGAATATATAATAGGTTAGAATTAAATTTAGGAAATTGTAAATTAGTGGAATTAGAGATATAGATAAAGGGGAGAGATTTCACATGGATCGAAATCAGATGCACCCTGCAATTGAGAGGGTATTAGGAAATATTGAAAAAGTCATGATCGGCAAACGGGATGTCGCAGAGTTAAGCCTAGTGGCGCTTTTAGCAGAAGGACATGTTCTGCTCGAAGATGTTCCGGGTGTCGGGAAAACGATGATGGTTCGTGCGCTGGCTAAGTCAGTTGGAGCTGCATTTAAACGCATCCAATTCACACCTGATTTGCTGCCTTCGGATGTGACAGGTGTATCCATCTATAATCCGAAGGAAATGGAGTTTCAGTTCAGGCCTGGTCCCATTATGGGCAATATTATTTTAGCAGACGAAATCAACCGAACCTCTCCCAAGACCCAATCCGCTCTTCTTGAAGGGATGGAAGAAAGCAGTGTGACCATCGACGGAGTGACGCATCGACTAGAAAGACCCTTCTTCGTTATGGCAACGCAAAATCCCATCGAGTATGAGGGAACCTATCCCCTTCCGGAAGCGCAGCTGGACAGATTCCTTTTAAAAATGAAAATGGGCTATCCGGATATCGCGGATGAGATGGAGGTCTTGAACCGGGCGCAGCGCATTCCGCCGATAGAAGATCTGGAAACGGTAATGGATCTTGCTGAATTGCGCTCACTGCAGACAGAAATTAAAGAAGTGCATGTAGATCAAACGATTAAACGCTATATTGTTGAGATTGCCAATGGAACCCGTAACCACAGCAGTGTGTATTTAGGGGCCAGTCCGCGCGGTTCGATTGCTTTAATGAAAGCAGCCCAGGCTTATGCATTCATGTATGGACGCGATTATGTTCTTCCGGATGACATTCAGTATTTGGCGCCAGCTGTTTTTGTGCACAGAATTATCTTAAGGTCCGAGTCGAAATTTGAGGGCATTACCGCTGAAGAAGTGGTGGGACGCGTCATTGCCAGGGTGTCTGTCCCTGTACAAAGGCTAGTGAAGTAAAATGAAACAGCTGTTAAATACACTGAAAGGTGTCTGGAAGCTGATTGTGCTATTTCTGCTTGTTTTGTTCACCTTTTCGTATGCCATGTTCCAGGGCGGCTTTGTCAGCTGGTTTTTGTTTTACAGCTTTGTGCCGTTTGCTTTATATGCACTGGGTCTGTCGTTTTATTCATTAAACAGCGTTAAAGTGGAGCGGATCCTGCCGAAAACAGAATACAATGCGGGTGAGCAGGCTGTGATTACTTTGAAGATAAGCAGGGAATCAGCTTTTCCTTTATTATACCTCGTCATTGAGGATGAAATGAGTGAACAGCTCCTGCATGCCAGGAAGTCAAACGAGGCAAAGAGATTCTTATTTCCGGGGTTCCAGAAGGAAATGTCCATTCAATACAAGATTAACAGTCTGCCCAGGGGAGAGCATTTTTTTGCCTCTGTCCGTTTTAAAACAGGTGATCTGCTTGGTTTAGTAGAGAAAGAAAGGCAAGCTCCCGCTGAGAACAGGATGATTGTCTACCCGGCGTATGAGGAAATCATCTATAAGCCCATGGCCCATCATTACGACCAGGGAATGACTGCTTCAAAAGAGCGGGTGCAAAGGGATACTTCCATGGCAATCGGCATCAGGGATTATCAGCCGGGAGACAGATTTTCCTGGATTAACTGGAAAGCTACCGCAAAGCGAAATGATATTATGACCAAGGAATTTGAACAAAGGCAATCCCATGATGTCTATATCATGATGGACTGTTCAGCGGATAGCCGATTTGAGGCCATCGTTTCGTTTACTGCCTCCATTGTAAGGGCGATTCTCCGTAAAGGAGCACAGGTCGGGTTTTTGACCTCTGCAGCTGCCCGGACAGCTTTTCCGATCAGAGGCGGAGAAGCACACCAGCTTCAGCTGTTTCACCATTTGGCAAAAATAAAAGATGATTCGGCAGCATCAGTGGACCGGGTTCTTGAAGCAGAGCATTTTCTTCTGCAGCAGAACAGTCAGCTGATGATTGTTACAGCCCAATTAACAAAAGCACTTATAGAGAAAGCCGGATTTTTTAAGTCCAAAAATGGGGCCATGACTATATTTTTAATCAAAAATGAGCAT
It encodes the following:
- a CDS encoding DUF58 domain-containing protein — protein: MKQLLNTLKGVWKLIVLFLLVLFTFSYAMFQGGFVSWFLFYSFVPFALYALGLSFYSLNSVKVERILPKTEYNAGEQAVITLKISRESAFPLLYLVIEDEMSEQLLHARKSNEAKRFLFPGFQKEMSIQYKINSLPRGEHFFASVRFKTGDLLGLVEKERQAPAENRMIVYPAYEEIIYKPMAHHYDQGMTASKERVQRDTSMAIGIRDYQPGDRFSWINWKATAKRNDIMTKEFEQRQSHDVYIMMDCSADSRFEAIVSFTASIVRAILRKGAQVGFLTSAAARTAFPIRGGEAHQLQLFHHLAKIKDDSAASVDRVLEAEHFLLQQNSQLMIVTAQLTKALIEKAGFFKSKNGAMTIFLIKNEHESPSGDELLLKASANARGIRVILVHNGHFADVFSGVGM
- a CDS encoding DUF5381 family protein, translated to MIQNKGDTVIIKGSKFMYVWVFLATVGFLLACIFLIIHGLKFNSKYSFLYLGGGIVLTPFYLYLTIWSMPGLMPGKVLLKIVPGDKGTVIAPKSPVLIKNIRNIDLIRNPLNLINDIVIETLDDQKIKIRTYNLLDDGDFQVIADQYIFPYMNDNARKVWDRKIDLDKLREKDNYVRQDHRIE
- a CDS encoding AAA family ATPase, yielding MDRNQMHPAIERVLGNIEKVMIGKRDVAELSLVALLAEGHVLLEDVPGVGKTMMVRALAKSVGAAFKRIQFTPDLLPSDVTGVSIYNPKEMEFQFRPGPIMGNIILADEINRTSPKTQSALLEGMEESSVTIDGVTHRLERPFFVMATQNPIEYEGTYPLPEAQLDRFLLKMKMGYPDIADEMEVLNRAQRIPPIEDLETVMDLAELRSLQTEIKEVHVDQTIKRYIVEIANGTRNHSSVYLGASPRGSIALMKAAQAYAFMYGRDYVLPDDIQYLAPAVFVHRIILRSESKFEGITAEEVVGRVIARVSVPVQRLVK
- a CDS encoding transglutaminase domain-containing protein, with protein sequence MPKKSPIAILIVLLTSFLFLSACSSSESNSEAKAEKKEEDKYEKLVKEKNKELELEPLELTSYSEEVGAALKNPEYKEFAANGKMAVQGEVEKYSDLKSDYVWIKVRSAEEGPAGNDLEYYAPIKEGKFKQNIRLFNGEGEYKVTVQLPSTDSENYYYDLASFTVHNVNQDTERDVTFTPFGQEADMELDIESSYIKGNEVFNLKGEAGSLTDGDTIMLKLNKESEMWKHVISLKDGKFSYDVPLFYGKGLHKLEVLVPDKERENYYQTATTILIDNESDRTMSPIEFSKTYEERGVALEYPQYGGEKSDGVFSVKGKIDPQAEFGPETDHIYITTKKGEDEALDVIPVKDFTFDDSFYLRFGPGTYEVTLSVPEIKEENSDYFRFYGFAKFEVESTGEDKRDLLPSRGVQSDAPQITELAQELTEGISSEREKAKAIYDYVAKTVSYDVNKLETDDFSWDDSALKTLDSQTGVCQDYSYLAIALLRASNMESRFIEGTAFGGFWPQKHAWVEVKVDGSWLTMDPTWGAGYIKDDKFVAAFNEKYFDPNQAEFEKTHNRTGVSY
- a CDS encoding esterase/lipase family protein encodes the protein MIKKMAGVIFCMMLIFPGMVKAGGFGGDDSGTPGYWYAGETPEAIDPSKSPLVFVHGYNNSSAVWHEGNDMYEVALANGYETAFIDLHHDRDMWTNGAILAEKLQEMYHHFGGKKLVVIGYSKGGVDIQTALVHYNAHPYVSNVISLSSPHHGTQLADLAHSSAAWWLAALLGNNNEATESLQTGNMQYFRSLTDSHQNAGKNRYYTLGGTKWGSFGSASYWGGLYLSTYGKNDGVVTAVNSRLPGASIVQEGGWNHTTIREGSYTFQVFKPYTTITQPAAVLSASGSEAAAGKPRIHSIVKGGKAVSAISEQFSVEDNVNSITVSFLSEKNLSALKLISPDGKEYKTGKSYKEESDFFKGAWVHQFEIEHPEAGSWLLKAPANASYLYTVTLNSPLNDEIQGKSAKSHKAFKTKWIRFGFDSSGKKLQQKAKGEKPGLMTDRDFSQEGVYNVTTEIKGLTENGKPYERTLIESFYIDQNGKRHN
- a CDS encoding DUF5381 family protein, with translation MSLVQKKSDAIIVKGSNIMYVLVSLATAGFLIACIFLIVHGLKFDSKYSLFYLGGGILFTPFYLYITLWNLPGLIPGKTLLSIIPGENGVIKSKKGTIPIKDIRNIDLVRNPLNLINDIVIETFNDKKFKIRTYNLIGDFRYQIIVDQYIYPHMTENAKKVWDRKINLENLRQQANYERQEPKAE